One window of Arvicola amphibius chromosome 6, mArvAmp1.2, whole genome shotgun sequence genomic DNA carries:
- the Hspb11 gene encoding intraflagellar transport protein 25 homolog translates to MRKVDLCSSTEGTEVILATSSDEKHPPENIIDGNPETFWTTTGMFPQEFIICFHKHVKIEKLVIQSYLVRTLRIEKTTSKEPFDFELWVEKDLVHTEGQLQNEEIMARDGYATFLRFIIVSAFDHFASVHSISAEGLAVSNIS, encoded by the exons ATGAGGAAGGTTGATCTCTGTTCGAGCACTGAAGGGACTGAAGTGATTCTGGCTACCTCAAGTGATGAGAAGCACCCACCTGAGAATATCATCGATGG GAATCCAGAAACCTTTTGGACCACCACGGGTATGTTTCCCCAGGAGTTCATTATCTGTTTTCACAAACACGTAAAGATTGAAAAACTTGTGATCCAAAGTTACTTAG TGCGAACCTTGAGGATTGAAAAGACCACTTCTAAAGAGCCATTCGACTTTGAGCTGTGGGTTGAAAAAG ATTTAGTACACACAGAGGGGCAGCTTCAAAACGAAGAAATTATG GCACGAGATGGCTACGCCACTTTCTTGAGATTCATTATTGTTTCAGCCTTCGACCATTTTGCATCTGTTCATAGCATTTCTGCAGAGGGACTAGCAGTCTCAAACATTTCTTAG